From Enhydrobacter sp., the proteins below share one genomic window:
- a CDS encoding DUF2333 family protein translates to MTFDPDEGAGPSVRPPWWRRIRVPHFGRAGAPAPSRGKVATAWSWGWKVVVVLLLLYYPVGAMVVENIDDDPQFGPRNVAPGESYAVATMADLITREVDVNTWTPMQPFFMPAGILDNMPNFQRGIVAALGRFSTELMDQIGRTRGSSQVDRDLEQARGFLNEQPNLWIWQPSVSLLPTTTSAQKYRAGRDRLIAYNKRLASGQAVFERRADNLQALIDRIANDHGSDSAVIDQQIVERAGDLFDGRCDDIFYFNKGRLYANYLLLRELGRDFEAVIRDRGLGNAWNGMVETFRVASALDPWVVWNGWPDALLIPNHLAAQGFYLLRARTQLREISSILLK, encoded by the coding sequence ATGACATTCGATCCGGACGAGGGCGCGGGGCCGTCGGTGCGGCCGCCATGGTGGCGCAGGATTCGCGTTCCGCACTTCGGTCGCGCGGGCGCGCCCGCCCCGTCGCGCGGCAAGGTCGCGACGGCCTGGAGCTGGGGCTGGAAAGTCGTCGTCGTGCTGCTGCTGCTCTACTATCCAGTGGGCGCGATGGTGGTCGAGAATATCGACGACGATCCCCAATTCGGCCCGCGCAACGTGGCACCGGGCGAAAGCTACGCCGTGGCGACGATGGCGGACCTCATCACGCGCGAGGTCGACGTCAACACCTGGACGCCGATGCAGCCGTTCTTCATGCCGGCCGGAATCCTCGACAACATGCCCAACTTCCAGCGCGGCATCGTCGCTGCGCTCGGCCGCTTCTCGACCGAGCTGATGGACCAGATCGGCCGCACCCGCGGCTCGAGCCAGGTCGATCGCGACCTCGAGCAGGCGCGCGGCTTCCTCAACGAGCAGCCCAATCTCTGGATCTGGCAGCCCAGCGTCTCGCTGCTGCCGACCACGACCTCGGCGCAGAAATATCGCGCCGGCCGCGACCGGCTGATTGCCTACAACAAACGCCTGGCCTCGGGACAGGCGGTGTTCGAGCGTCGCGCCGACAATCTGCAGGCCCTGATCGACCGCATCGCCAACGACCACGGCTCCGACTCGGCGGTCATCGACCAGCAGATCGTCGAACGCGCCGGCGACTTGTTCGACGGCCGCTGCGACGACATCTTCTATTTCAACAAGGGTCGGCTCTACGCCAACTACCTGCTGCTGCGCGAACTCGGGCGCGATTTCGAGGCGGTGATCCGCGACCGCGGGCTCGGCAACGCCTGGAACGGCATGGTCGAGACCTTCCGTGTCGCCTCGGCACTCGATCCGTGGGTGGTGTGGAACGGCTGGCCGGATGCGCTGCTGATCCCCAATCACCTCGCGGCGCAGGGCTTCTACCTGCTACGCGCGCGCACCCAGCTACGCGAAATCAGCTCGATCCTGCTGAAATAG
- a CDS encoding NAD(P)-dependent oxidoreductase codes for MSIAPRVIALLGFGEAGSAIARGLAAESGWRGVAKPGDNDARRLIAIDTALDRDARGTALGKEARRLDVAISGRYTAALGEADLVISAVQGEHALAAATSAAALIKKGAYFLDLCTVTGRMADEDRAAIEAGGGRYIDIAVMGGFFKQGIKAPMLVSGEDAESMVAWMNANGFVATCLGPKPGSASAVKMMRSVIVKGIEALAVESFVAAERQGILKEVMDCLGDIDSMTFSGALAMLVQTHIVHAERRWEEMGLVARTLRETGVEPLMTETIEKSHRRTVDAAIAPADGKVPSLDEALRLLSEKVVRGR; via the coding sequence ATGTCCATCGCTCCACGTGTCATCGCCCTGCTGGGATTCGGCGAGGCCGGTTCGGCCATTGCGCGCGGCCTCGCCGCCGAGAGTGGCTGGCGTGGCGTGGCGAAGCCCGGCGACAACGATGCGCGCCGGCTGATCGCCATCGACACCGCGCTCGACAGGGACGCGCGCGGCACGGCGCTCGGCAAGGAGGCACGGCGGCTCGATGTGGCGATTTCCGGCCGCTACACCGCGGCACTCGGCGAGGCCGACCTGGTAATCTCGGCCGTGCAGGGCGAGCATGCACTGGCGGCGGCGACCTCGGCGGCGGCGCTGATCAAGAAGGGCGCGTACTTCCTCGATCTTTGCACCGTGACCGGCCGGATGGCAGACGAGGACCGCGCGGCGATCGAGGCCGGCGGCGGCCGCTACATCGACATCGCCGTGATGGGCGGCTTCTTCAAGCAGGGCATCAAGGCGCCGATGCTGGTGTCCGGCGAGGACGCCGAGTCGATGGTGGCGTGGATGAACGCCAACGGATTCGTCGCGACCTGTCTCGGGCCGAAGCCCGGCTCCGCCTCCGCGGTGAAGATGATGCGTTCGGTGATCGTCAAGGGCATCGAGGCGCTGGCCGTCGAATCGTTCGTTGCCGCCGAGCGGCAAGGCATCCTGAAGGAGGTGATGGATTGCCTGGGCGACATCGATTCGATGACCTTCAGCGGTGCGCTCGCCATGCTGGTGCAAACCCACATCGTGCATGCCGAGCGGCGCTGGGAGGAGATGGGTTTGGTGGCCCGGACCCTGCGGGAGACCGGCGTCGAGCCGCTGATGACCGAGACGATCGAGAAGAGCCACCGCCGCACCGTCGATGCGGCGATCGCGCCGGCCGACGGCAAGGTGCCGTCGCTCGAC
- the ddpX gene encoding D-alanyl-D-alanine dipeptidase, translating to MVLDLVAIRPPDFDVDVALAYATDANLTGKPVYRNAECWLHREAADKLRAAVAHARPLGYRLKIFDGLRPVEAQWALWNARPDPDFLADPRRGSPHSRGVAVDLTLVDGSGRELDMGTAFDAFTPLSHHGRTDVSVEAQRNRLLLMGLMTTAGWDFYGNEWWHYQLFDARRFPLVSDGDLPRRMM from the coding sequence ATGGTACTCGATCTGGTTGCGATCCGGCCACCCGACTTCGACGTCGATGTGGCGCTGGCCTATGCGACGGATGCCAATCTAACGGGCAAACCGGTGTACCGGAACGCCGAATGCTGGCTGCATCGCGAGGCGGCGGACAAGTTGCGCGCCGCCGTCGCGCACGCGCGGCCGCTCGGCTATCGCCTGAAGATCTTCGACGGCCTGCGGCCGGTGGAGGCGCAATGGGCGCTGTGGAACGCGCGGCCCGACCCCGATTTCCTCGCCGATCCGAGGCGAGGCTCGCCGCATTCGCGCGGCGTCGCGGTCGATCTCACGCTGGTCGACGGCAGCGGCCGCGAACTCGACATGGGCACCGCCTTCGATGCCTTCACGCCGCTGTCCCATCACGGCCGAACCGACGTTTCCGTCGAGGCTCAGCGCAATCGCCTGCTGCTGATGGGACTGATGACGACCGCGGGCTGGGATTTCTACGGCAACGAATGGTGGCACTATCAGCTGTTCGACGCGCGGCGCTTCCCGCTAGTGAGCGACGGTGATCTGCCACGTCGGATGATGTAG
- a CDS encoding MFS transporter — protein MSAAVPSPIASRRTVALSGAVIGVGLLGDTLIYAVLPLYHVELGLSLAMVGLLLSLNRWTRLIANSAMAHLGERVGARKLMIGAAIGSVISTTCYGLDGGAAVQIAARILWGISFAALNLGSLAYAIADRANAGKRVGTSRAIIGLAQTSCFVGGALLVLAVGPRHVFLILGALTTLAIVAAAVLPTLPREPSGQRGFRLPRPHRLEIWGFLLGFSGDGVFLLTLAFLLKDSVTSVEPIVATCLVLALRCAVEAGGGPVGGWMSDRFGARPVAVATGAALVLGYTLISCRIDLIGSIVIVLARGLFNTLIPVMVMERASAAYLSSQASYSTWRDFGAAVGPLTAPWLFLNLSQDWLFGALAAMMAAGVISCLHRKTVA, from the coding sequence GTGAGCGCGGCCGTCCCGTCGCCGATCGCCTCGCGCCGCACCGTAGCGCTGTCGGGGGCGGTGATCGGAGTCGGCCTGCTGGGCGACACGCTGATCTACGCCGTCCTGCCGCTCTACCATGTCGAGCTCGGCCTCAGCCTCGCCATGGTCGGCCTGTTGTTGTCGCTCAATCGCTGGACCCGCCTGATCGCCAATTCGGCGATGGCCCATCTCGGCGAACGCGTCGGCGCGCGCAAGCTCATGATCGGCGCGGCGATCGGGTCGGTGATATCGACGACCTGTTATGGCCTCGATGGCGGCGCGGCAGTTCAGATCGCCGCCCGCATCCTGTGGGGCATCTCGTTCGCAGCGCTCAATCTCGGCTCTCTCGCCTACGCCATCGCCGACCGCGCCAATGCCGGCAAGCGAGTGGGAACGAGTCGCGCCATCATCGGGCTCGCCCAGACGAGTTGCTTCGTCGGCGGCGCGCTCCTGGTCCTGGCGGTCGGTCCCCGCCACGTGTTCCTGATTCTGGGCGCGTTGACGACGCTCGCCATAGTCGCGGCCGCGGTGCTGCCGACCTTGCCGCGCGAGCCTTCGGGACAGCGCGGCTTCCGCCTGCCCCGACCGCACCGGCTGGAGATCTGGGGTTTCCTGCTCGGCTTCTCGGGCGACGGCGTTTTCCTGCTCACGCTCGCTTTCCTGCTCAAGGACTCGGTGACGTCGGTCGAACCGATCGTGGCGACGTGCCTGGTGCTGGCATTGCGCTGCGCCGTCGAGGCGGGCGGCGGGCCGGTGGGAGGCTGGATGAGCGACCGCTTCGGCGCGCGGCCTGTCGCCGTCGCCACCGGCGCTGCCCTCGTCCTGGGCTACACTCTCATCTCCTGCCGGATCGACCTGATCGGCAGCATCGTGATCGTGCTGGCGCGCGGACTGTTCAACACCCTGATCCCGGTCATGGTGATGGAGCGCGCCTCGGCGGCCTACCTGAGCTCTCAGGCCTCCTACTCGACCTGGCGGGATTTCGGCGCGGCGGTGGGTCCCCTGACCGCACCCTGGCTGTTCCTCAACCTGTCGCAGGACTGGTTGTTCGGCGCGCTGGCGGCGATGATGGCGGCCGGCGTGATCTCATGCCTGCACCGGAAAACGGTTGCCTGA
- a CDS encoding sulfite exporter TauE/SafE family protein produces the protein MEIYLPIAEQSMNIFVLLGLGAAAGLLAGMFGVGGGFLATPLLIFVGIPPAVAVASQANQVVSNSISSLQVQWRRGNVDLRMGLVLLLGGMIGSSAGVSLFTYLKKIGQIDFVIAVLYVVMLSAIGLLMMVESLRTWLSRRRNPEAPRGKLHQHYLVHRLPLKLRFYKSKLYISALLPLGLGFLIGILSAILGVGGGFVLVPAMIYLLGMPTSVVIGTSNFQILFVAANVTFLQAATNGTVDVVLALLLILGGVVGAPIGARVAAKLPGVALRGLMAVLILGVAVELLTELLRTPASPYSLGEREVLP, from the coding sequence GTGGAGATCTACCTACCCATCGCCGAGCAGTCGATGAACATCTTCGTGCTGCTGGGGCTGGGCGCGGCGGCCGGCCTGCTGGCCGGCATGTTCGGCGTCGGCGGCGGCTTCCTGGCGACGCCGCTCCTGATTTTCGTCGGCATCCCGCCCGCCGTCGCCGTCGCCAGCCAGGCCAACCAGGTGGTGTCCAACTCGATCTCCTCGCTGCAGGTGCAGTGGCGGCGCGGCAACGTCGACCTGCGCATGGGGCTGGTGCTGTTGCTGGGCGGCATGATCGGCTCGTCGGCCGGCGTCAGCCTCTTCACCTACCTCAAGAAGATCGGCCAGATCGACTTCGTCATCGCCGTGCTCTACGTGGTCATGCTGTCGGCCATCGGCTTGCTGATGATGGTCGAGAGCCTGCGCACCTGGCTCAGTCGCCGACGCAACCCCGAGGCGCCGCGCGGCAAGTTGCACCAGCATTATCTGGTGCATCGCCTGCCGCTCAAGCTGCGCTTCTACAAGTCCAAGCTCTACATCAGTGCGTTGCTGCCGCTGGGACTTGGCTTCCTGATCGGCATCTTGTCGGCGATCCTCGGCGTGGGCGGCGGCTTCGTGCTCGTGCCGGCCATGATCTACCTGTTGGGGATGCCGACCAGCGTCGTGATCGGCACCTCCAACTTCCAGATCCTGTTCGTCGCCGCCAACGTCACCTTCCTGCAGGCCGCCACCAACGGCACGGTCGACGTCGTGCTGGCGCTGCTGCTGATCCTGGGTGGCGTGGTTGGCGCGCCCATCGGCGCGCGGGTGGCGGCCAAGCTGCCGGGCGTGGCGCTGCGCGGGCTGATGGCGGTCCTGATCCTGGGCGTGGCGGTCGAGCTGCTCACCGAATTGCTGCGCACGCCGGCGTCGCCCTATTCGCTCGGCGAGAGGGAGGTGCTGCCGTGA
- the gloB gene encoding hydroxyacylglutathione hydrolase has translation MSTILEIVRIPVLSDNYVWLMREPQSGAVGVVDPAVAAPVLAEAEKRRWKITHILNTHHHGDHVGGNREIKAATGCIIVGPRRDKARIPGIDVEVDDGERYRFGEAEAEIFFIPGHTSGHIAYAFREQRALFCGDTIFALGCGRMFEGTPQQFWTSLSRLRALPDDMRVYCAHEYTQSNARFAVTIETDNKQLMARSASIDAARARGEATVPSLLGEEKQTNPFLRADQPGVQKAVGMAGADPVAVFAEVRHRKDVFR, from the coding sequence ATGAGCACCATCCTGGAAATCGTCCGCATCCCCGTTCTCAGCGACAATTACGTTTGGCTGATGCGTGAGCCGCAGAGCGGTGCGGTCGGCGTAGTCGATCCGGCCGTGGCAGCGCCGGTGCTGGCCGAGGCCGAAAAGCGGCGCTGGAAGATCACGCACATCCTGAACACCCACCATCACGGCGACCATGTCGGCGGCAACCGCGAGATCAAGGCGGCTACCGGCTGCATCATCGTCGGCCCGCGGCGCGACAAGGCGCGCATCCCCGGCATCGACGTCGAGGTCGACGATGGCGAGCGCTACCGCTTCGGCGAGGCCGAGGCGGAGATCTTCTTCATCCCCGGACACACTTCCGGCCACATCGCCTACGCCTTCCGCGAGCAGCGCGCGCTGTTCTGCGGCGACACCATCTTCGCGCTGGGCTGCGGCAGGATGTTCGAGGGCACGCCGCAGCAATTCTGGACCTCGCTGAGCCGCCTGCGCGCGCTGCCCGACGACATGCGCGTCTACTGCGCGCATGAATACACCCAATCCAATGCCCGCTTCGCCGTCACCATCGAGACCGACAACAAGCAGCTGATGGCGCGCTCGGCCAGCATCGACGCCGCCCGCGCCCGCGGCGAAGCGACGGTGCCCTCGCTGCTCGGCGAGGAGAAGCAGACCAACCCCTTCCTGCGCGCCGACCAGCCGGGCGTGCAGAAGGCCGTTGGGATGGCCGGCGCCGACCCGGTTGCGGTGTTCGCCGAGGTGCGCCATCGCAAGGACGTGTTCCGGTGA
- a CDS encoding universal stress protein, with product MSEQAVASGERVFLVVVDESPELRNALRYACRRAKRTGGRVAMLFVTEPPEGQQWGAVVDLMRQEARQHAEEVVARYAEVASSLTGHPPAIYIREGKSREELLKLIAEDRSISVLVLGSASGSEGPGPLVTALTGKFGGQLRVPLTIVPGALNEAEIDAIS from the coding sequence ATGAGCGAACAAGCTGTGGCGAGCGGCGAACGCGTCTTCCTGGTGGTGGTCGACGAGAGCCCGGAGCTGCGCAATGCCCTGCGCTATGCTTGCCGGCGCGCCAAGCGCACGGGCGGACGGGTCGCCATGCTTTTCGTGACCGAGCCGCCCGAGGGGCAGCAATGGGGTGCCGTCGTCGACCTGATGCGGCAGGAGGCCCGCCAGCATGCGGAAGAAGTGGTGGCGCGCTACGCCGAGGTCGCGTCGTCGCTCACCGGCCATCCGCCAGCCATCTATATCCGCGAGGGCAAGAGCCGGGAGGAGTTGCTGAAGCTCATCGCCGAGGACCGCTCGATCTCCGTCCTCGTGCTGGGATCGGCCTCGGGCAGCGAGGGGCCGGGGCCCTTGGTGACGGCGCTCACCGGCAAGTTCGGCGGCCAGCTGCGCGTGCCCCTCACCATCGTCCCGGGCGCCCTCAACGAGGCCGAGATCGACGCCATTTCATGA
- a CDS encoding alpha/beta hydrolase, with the protein MALDPESRRLLDLMAAANRPAWNTLTPKAARDLYLSLRPNAQGPRPKDVAVVDRTIPGPAGEIPVRLYRPSDRPEGEKLPALVFAHGGGWVFGNLDSHDVLAAQLALEAGIAVFAVDYRLAPEARFPGAFDDVVAALQWVANNGASVGIDATKLAIGGDSAGGNLSAAVALWARDHDGPKLRLQLLCYPVTDAVARSDSYRAFHTGYGLDAPTMEWFFDHYTPDKSARADWRISPLRATSLANLPPALVITAGYDTLRDEGRAYAFRLQQEGTLADLVEFGGMLHGFLSSPMLLHGARRGTSLAAAALREALVLRAL; encoded by the coding sequence ATGGCACTCGATCCCGAATCCCGACGACTCCTCGATCTGATGGCGGCGGCCAACCGACCGGCCTGGAACACGCTGACGCCCAAGGCGGCGCGCGACCTTTATCTCTCGCTGCGTCCCAACGCGCAGGGGCCGCGACCGAAGGACGTGGCGGTCGTCGACCGCACCATTCCCGGTCCTGCCGGTGAGATCCCGGTGCGGCTCTATCGTCCGTCCGACCGGCCCGAGGGCGAGAAGCTGCCGGCGCTGGTGTTCGCCCACGGCGGCGGCTGGGTGTTCGGCAATCTCGACAGCCACGACGTGCTGGCCGCCCAGCTCGCCCTCGAGGCGGGCATCGCCGTGTTCGCCGTCGACTACCGCCTGGCACCCGAGGCGCGCTTCCCCGGTGCCTTCGACGACGTCGTGGCGGCGCTGCAATGGGTGGCGAACAACGGCGCCTCGGTCGGCATCGACGCGACCAAGCTCGCGATCGGCGGCGACAGCGCCGGCGGCAATCTCTCGGCCGCGGTGGCACTCTGGGCACGCGATCACGACGGCCCCAAGCTCCGCCTGCAGCTCCTCTGCTACCCGGTGACCGATGCGGTGGCGCGCTCGGACTCCTACCGCGCCTTTCACACCGGCTACGGGCTCGATGCACCCACCATGGAATGGTTCTTCGACCACTACACGCCCGACAAGAGCGCGCGTGCCGACTGGCGCATCTCGCCGCTGCGCGCCACGTCGCTCGCCAATCTGCCGCCCGCGCTGGTGATCACGGCGGGCTATGACACGCTCCGCGACGAAGGCCGCGCCTACGCCTTCCGCCTGCAGCAGGAAGGCACGCTCGCCGACCTCGTGGAGTTCGGCGGCATGCTGCACGGTTTCCTCTCCTCGCCGATGCTGCTGCACGGCGCGAGGCGCGGCACCAGCCTCGCCGCCGCCGCGCTCAGAGAAGCGCTGGTGCTGCGCGCGCTGTGA
- a CDS encoding TIGR02186 family protein gives MIRAAAALSVVLAAVFGVVLATGAALGQARGPIAEPPGAVLPGLPPSVPITPATPDLIVDFSQPRVAITEAFQGARILLFGMFDPPGEVVVVVQGPAARETVLRKQRVLGLWLNTGRQAFDEVPAYYFIAASQPLQRLLARGVGGEILSLEDRMSTVRSVGARPQDEMSRFRSGLVEVKRREGLYPAAIGQVTVQANRLFRVELPFPSRLPEGIYEVRTYLLRDGKIVAAVSRPLPVGKVGFSAQLAGWASHDGALYGLGAILMALLVGWIGGAVMRRL, from the coding sequence GTGATCCGGGCTGCCGCCGCGCTCTCGGTCGTCCTCGCGGCCGTGTTCGGCGTCGTGCTCGCTACGGGCGCGGCGCTGGGGCAGGCGCGCGGTCCGATCGCCGAGCCGCCAGGCGCCGTTCTCCCCGGCCTGCCGCCGTCCGTTCCGATCACGCCCGCGACGCCCGACCTCATCGTCGATTTCAGCCAGCCCCGGGTCGCCATCACCGAGGCCTTCCAGGGCGCCAGGATTCTGCTGTTCGGCATGTTCGATCCGCCGGGCGAAGTGGTGGTGGTGGTTCAGGGCCCGGCGGCGCGCGAGACCGTGTTGCGCAAGCAGCGCGTGCTCGGCCTGTGGCTCAACACGGGCCGGCAAGCCTTCGACGAAGTCCCGGCCTACTATTTCATCGCCGCCAGCCAGCCGCTGCAGCGCCTGCTGGCCCGCGGCGTGGGAGGCGAGATCCTGTCGCTCGAAGACCGTATGTCGACGGTGCGCTCGGTCGGCGCGCGGCCGCAGGACGAGATGTCCCGGTTTCGCAGCGGCCTCGTCGAGGTCAAGCGGCGAGAGGGGCTCTATCCCGCCGCCATCGGCCAGGTGACCGTACAGGCCAACCGCCTGTTCCGGGTCGAATTGCCGTTTCCGTCTCGGCTGCCCGAAGGCATCTACGAGGTGCGGACCTACCTGCTGCGCGACGGCAAGATCGTCGCGGCGGTCTCCCGCCCCCTGCCGGTCGGCAAGGTCGGGTTCAGTGCCCAGCTCGCCGGCTGGGCGAGCCACGACGGTGCGCTCTACGGGCTGGGCGCCATCCTGATGGCGCTGCTGGTCGGGTGGATCGGCGGCGCCGTGATGCGACGACTCTAG
- a CDS encoding glucosaminidase domain-containing protein: protein MLAAGVSLHEPAAPVDIAEFFTLRAEASPSLDPEPPALVFVADDILPVPEAILQVNSSVQGHGRFAAPGNAARRVKLRAINPVTADELAGFFREVSYTLTDVRLGEAVPPIKVERVPADLVNKEGNERKTLFITALLPVVLEANQRVIEDREHLLDLRSKLDSGYGLLPFETIWLEQLAERYQVSADQLDELLNRVDIVPPSMAIAQAGVESGWGTSFAARMGNALFGQIQSIGHHAVKVPWKPGPAMPQPFESVGEAAAAYVYNLNTHAAYAGFRAERAAMRELGKSPDGYRLIGTLLRYSELGQEYVRFVRRIMRENSLADFDDARLSDVEVLHHPTWQITVAH, encoded by the coding sequence ATGCTCGCGGCCGGCGTGAGCCTGCACGAGCCGGCCGCACCGGTCGACATCGCCGAGTTCTTTACGCTGAGGGCCGAGGCGTCGCCGTCGCTCGATCCCGAACCGCCGGCGCTGGTGTTCGTCGCCGACGACATCCTGCCGGTGCCCGAAGCGATATTGCAGGTCAACTCAAGCGTGCAGGGGCATGGCCGATTCGCCGCGCCGGGCAACGCGGCGCGGCGCGTCAAGCTGCGCGCCATCAATCCCGTCACAGCCGACGAACTCGCGGGCTTCTTCCGCGAGGTTTCCTACACCCTCACCGACGTGCGGCTGGGCGAAGCGGTTCCGCCCATCAAGGTCGAGCGCGTGCCGGCCGATCTCGTCAACAAGGAAGGCAACGAGCGCAAGACGCTTTTCATCACCGCCCTGCTGCCGGTTGTGCTCGAGGCCAATCAACGGGTGATCGAGGACCGTGAACACCTGCTCGACCTGCGCTCCAAGCTGGATTCGGGCTACGGCCTCCTGCCGTTCGAGACGATCTGGCTCGAGCAACTCGCCGAGCGCTACCAGGTCTCTGCCGACCAGCTCGACGAGCTCCTCAATCGCGTCGACATCGTGCCGCCGTCGATGGCCATCGCGCAGGCCGGCGTCGAATCGGGCTGGGGCACGTCCTTCGCCGCCCGCATGGGCAACGCGTTGTTCGGGCAGATTCAGTCGATCGGCCATCATGCCGTGAAGGTGCCATGGAAGCCCGGCCCGGCCATGCCGCAGCCGTTCGAGAGCGTAGGCGAGGCGGCCGCAGCCTACGTGTACAACCTCAATACGCATGCCGCCTATGCCGGCTTCCGGGCCGAACGCGCAGCGATGCGCGAGCTGGGCAAGTCGCCCGACGGTTACCGCCTGATCGGCACGCTGCTGCGCTACTCGGAACTCGGCCAGGAATATGTTCGCTTCGTACGGCGGATCATGCGCGAGAACAGCCTGGCGGATTTCGACGACGCGAGGCTCTCGGACGTCGAGGTGCTACATCATCCGACGTGGCAGATCACCGTCGCTCACTAG
- a CDS encoding NifU family protein: protein MFIQTEQTPNPSTLKFLPGRVVMERGTLDFAGPDTAHTSPLARRLFSIEGVERVFFGADFVTVTKSADRDWQVLKPSILGGIMEHYTSGEPVVAAGEGSAEAEADDDDEVVAQIKELLETRVRPAVAQDGGDIVFQDFRDGVVYLHMQGSCSGCPSSTATLKMGIENLLKHYVPEVVEVQAAQ from the coding sequence TTGTTCATCCAGACCGAGCAGACGCCCAATCCATCGACCCTGAAGTTCCTGCCCGGCCGGGTGGTGATGGAGAGGGGCACGCTGGATTTCGCCGGACCCGACACCGCGCATACCTCGCCGTTGGCCCGGCGCCTGTTCTCGATCGAGGGTGTCGAACGGGTGTTCTTCGGCGCCGACTTCGTCACCGTGACCAAATCTGCCGATCGCGACTGGCAGGTGCTGAAGCCCTCCATTCTGGGCGGCATCATGGAGCACTACACATCCGGCGAGCCCGTCGTGGCCGCTGGCGAAGGCAGTGCCGAAGCCGAGGCGGATGACGACGACGAGGTCGTCGCGCAGATCAAAGAGTTGCTCGAAACGCGCGTGCGTCCGGCGGTGGCCCAGGACGGCGGCGATATCGTGTTCCAGGACTTCCGTGACGGCGTGGTCTACCTGCACATGCAGGGCTCCTGCTCGGGCTGTCCCAGCTCGACCGCCACGCTGAAGATGGGAATCGAGAATCTTCTGAAGCACTACGTGCCGGAAGTCGTGGAGGTACAGGCCGCCCAGTAG
- a CDS encoding methyltransferase domain-containing protein, producing the protein MWTDVLDLNEFYRSTLGQTAVRLLRARLREVWPNVRGERVLGLGYATPFLRPFMEEADRVMAFMPAPQGVTRWPREGMSKTAFVEEVDLPLADRSIDRVLLVHAIECTEQVRPFLREIWRVMADGGKLVVVAPARAGLWSQLDRSPFYHGHPYSASQLAGLLRANMFAPMCQMRALYMPPTRSRMMLRMAPAVERFGRRWLGRFAGVNVIEAGKQLYAGIAERSAPEIAVVRPRLRIASSRDGNQLPGAARKRGDGEAPAS; encoded by the coding sequence ATGTGGACCGACGTCCTCGACCTCAACGAATTCTACCGCAGTACGCTGGGTCAGACGGCTGTGCGGCTGTTGCGCGCGCGGCTGCGCGAGGTTTGGCCGAACGTGCGCGGCGAGCGCGTGCTGGGGCTGGGCTACGCCACGCCCTTCCTGCGGCCCTTCATGGAGGAGGCCGACCGCGTCATGGCCTTCATGCCGGCGCCGCAGGGCGTGACGCGCTGGCCGCGCGAGGGCATGAGCAAGACGGCCTTCGTCGAGGAGGTCGACCTGCCACTCGCCGACCGCTCGATCGACCGGGTGTTGCTCGTCCACGCGATCGAGTGCACCGAGCAGGTGAGGCCGTTCCTGCGCGAGATCTGGCGGGTCATGGCCGATGGCGGCAAGCTCGTCGTGGTGGCGCCGGCGCGTGCCGGCCTCTGGTCGCAGCTCGACCGCTCGCCCTTCTATCACGGCCATCCCTACTCGGCGTCGCAGCTCGCCGGCCTACTGCGCGCCAACATGTTCGCGCCGATGTGCCAGATGCGCGCGCTCTACATGCCGCCGACGCGCTCGCGGATGATGCTGCGCATGGCACCGGCGGTCGAACGCTTCGGAAGGCGCTGGCTCGGCCGCTTCGCCGGCGTCAACGTCATCGAGGCGGGCAAGCAGCTCTATGCCGGCATCGCCGAACGCAGCGCGCCAGAGATTGCCGTGGTGCGGCCGCGTCTGCGCATCGCCAGCTCGCGCGACGGCAACCAGCTGCCCGGCGCCGCGCGCAAGCGCGGGGACGGCGAGGCGCCGGCATCCTGA